The Caldalkalibacillus uzonensis genomic sequence CCCGATCACAGCCAGAGCAAGCAAGCCCATGCCGGCAACATCAAAATGGCCCCTTCTCCTTACCTCATCTGGCAGCTGGGCACGATAAACCGGCAGCATCATCATCCCCAATAAAGTAATGAAAAACAGGGAGGCCCAACCGAAAAATTGTGAAACAAAGCCGCCCAGTACCGGTCCAAGCCCAAAGCCCAGACTTGACGCAGCTGCAATTTTGCCCAGGGCTCTTCCCCTTCGTTCCAGAGGGATATGGCGGGCCGTCAACACCATCCCTAACCCAGGTATGGCTGAAGCCCCAGCTGCCTGAATTAAGCGGGCCACAATTAACACGCCAAACGAAGGGGCTAACACACCCAGAACCGAACCTAAGCCCAATAACGACAAGCCAATGGTTATCAGTTTCTTCAGTTCAAACTGATCAGCCAGTCGACCGTAAGTGACGGTACCGAGGGCAAACATTACCGAATAGCTCATCACAACCCAAGATGCCTCAGACGGTGAGAGCATAAAATCCATACTAATGGCTGGAATCGCCACATTAAACATGGTCGTGTTCATCACAGTGATCAAAACGTTAAATTGCAGGGCGCGATAAACCAGTCCTTCATTGGCTAATCCCTGTTCCGGTTGCAACTGATTGCTCATTTTTTCCATCTACGCTTCAACTTGCTACTCCCTCCCTATTACTCCCGTGGCTTTTTTAATCGGTATTTTTGCAGTTTTCGAACAATCGCAGCCTGACGCATCTCCCCAAGCAATGCTCCCACCGCTCCTGCTCCTACAATGCCAATCTTCATCTGCTTAGGCATACTCCTTTTTTAACTGAGCCGCGATAATATTTTTTTGAATTTCGGAAGTGCCTTCATAGATTTTGGTGATGCGGGCATCACGGTAATACCGCTCCACTTCAAACTCGCGAATATAACCCATCCCACCGTGAATCTGCACCGCTTTGTCAGCGACACGGTTATACACTTCTGATCCGTACAATTTAACCATGGCAGCATCTTTGATCACGTTTTGTTTCTGGTCCACTCTCCAGGCCACCCGGTAGGTAAACCAACGCAAGGTTTCAATGTCAACGGCCATCTCGGCCAGCATATGCTGGATGGCTTGAATCTCAATTAAGGGTTTGCCGAACTGCACCCTTTCCTGGGCATAGGCCATGCATAAGTCCAGCAGCTTTTGGGCAGACCCCAAGTTTCTGGCTGCCAAGCCAGCACGGCCATTGGCTAAAATTTTCAGAGCATTGACATAGCCTTGCCCCTCTCCTCCCAAGACGTTTTCAACCGGTACTTCCAGATCTTCAAAAATCAATTCGGCCACCTTGGAGCCGCGGAGACCCATCTTTTGCTCAATTTTGCCAAGTTTAAAACCCGGGAAGTCTTTTTCCACTATAAAGGAGGTAATCCCCTTTGGCCCTTTATCCGGATCAGTGACAGCCATTACTGTAAAAATATCGGCAATAGGGGCATTGGTAATGAAAATTTTGGACCCATTCAAAATATATTTATCCCCTTTGCGTACGGCCCTTGTTTTCAGGTTATAAGCATGGGAGCCGGCGCTTGGTTCAGTCAGGGCAAAAGCCCCCAACCGCGCTCCACTGGCCATATCAGGCAAATACTTTTTCTTTTGTTCCTCCGTGCCCATTTCCACAATCCCTACCGTGCCAATGCCGGTATGGGCCCCAATCACTGTGGTGTAACCGTTATGGGTCTTGCCCAGCTCCTCATAAATGAGGCATTTATCCAGCATGCTGAGACCCAGTCCACCGTATTCCTCGGGGATACTGATGCCAAACAGCCCCATTTCTTTGGACATTTCCAGAATATGCTCCGGTAGTTCATTTTCCTCTTCAATGGTCTGGGCTTCGGGATCAACCACATTGGTGATAAAATCTTGCACATTCTTTTTGATCGCTAAAATTTCTTCTGAAAAATTAAAATCCACTCCAATCCCCTCCTAAGTTGGTTATATTTCCGTAGTCTGTATGGGTTCTTCTGTCTCAGTTTGTGTCTCTCTATTGATCTTGTCTATTCTCGTAATTGTAAAATCCTCTCCCTGATTTGCGTCCTAACCGACCGGCTTTTACGTATTTAACTAACAACGGACACGGACGGTACTTTTCCCCTAAGGTCTGATACAAATATTCCATGTTGCGCAGGCGGGTGTCCAGTCCTACCAAATCAGCTAGTTCCAATGGCCCCATGGGATGGTTCAATCCCAGTTTCATCGCCTTGTCAATATCCTCTGCCGAAGCCACGCCTTCCATCAGCATGTTCATCGCTTCATTGCCGATTAAACAGTTCATGCGGCTGGTGACGAACCCGGGAAATTCATTCACTTCCACCGTTTCTTTACCCATGCGGCTGCCCACCTGTTTAGCCAGTTCTACTGTCTCATCTGAAGTATCCAGTCCCCGGATAATTTCAATCAGTTTCATTTTGTGGACCGGGTTAAAGAAGTGCATGGCCACACATTTATCGGGACGTGAAGTCTGGGCTGCAATCTCTGTCGGACTCATTGTTGATGTATTGGTGGCCAATACCGTATGCGGCGGGCAGATCTGATCTAATTTTTTAAAGACATCAATTTTGATATCCATGACTTCCAGGACAGCTTCAATGACCAGATCAGCCTCCCTGGAAGCTTTCTCAAGATTCGTTGTGTAAAAGATACGCGGCAAGGCCTCCTCCACTTGTTGCTGCTGTAGATATCCCCGCTGCACACTTTTGCTCATTTCCTGCTCAATATCATTTTTAGCTTTGTCTAGAGCTGCTTCATTAATATCTTGCAAATAGACATTAAAGCCGGCCAGGGCGCCAACGTAAGCGATGCCCCTGCCCATGACACCTGCGCCAACAACAGCCAGGTTTCTCATCATACCACTCCTTTTCATCTCTTTTTATAACGACTTTATATCATGCTGTGACTTGGTTTGTTTGATACGGGCCGACCATTGGGCCACACAAACACCAAATAACAAAATGACACCAATAATACTGGCAACGATGCTGGTTGTGACCAAGAACAAGGATGAAACCAGTAAAAGTACTCTTTGCCACAGGGATGTTCCTGTTACTAAATAACCTTGAATACAAGAGGCAAAAGAAACCAACCCTAAAGCAGCCGTCACTAATCCAATGATGATATCAGCTGTGCTTCCTTCTAAAATCAGAGCCGGCTTATACACCAACATGTAAGGAATGATAAATCCAGCCATCCCGATACGCAGTGACTGAAAAGCAGTTTTTAACGGATCGCCGCCCGCTATTCCGGCCGTGATGTAAGATGTAATGGCCACTGGCGGTGTAATCCCTGACATAATTCCGAAATAAAAGACAAAGAAATGGGCTGAAATAACTGGCACACCGATTTGGACCAATCCTCCCACGGCTACAGTGGCTAAAATCACATATGCCGAAATGGTGGGCATGCCCATGCCTAAAATAATAGAAGCCAACATGATCATCAGTAACATAGGCAGTAATTCACCGCCTGACAATTCGATGGCAAAGCGGGAAAAACGCGTGCCCAAACCGGTCATAATTATCGATCCAGCGATAATGCCGGCCCCTGCACATGCCATGACAGTAGAGATGGAGTTACGAATACCAGCCTCTAAGGCGGCTAACAGTTCAATCATACTTAACCTTGTTTCTTTTCTTAAAAGACTTAAAACAAAGACTGAAATAATAGCCCACAATCCAGCCATCATCGGACTGTAGCCCTTAACCATCATGAAGATGATGATAAACAGAGGCAGGATTAAATAACCTCTGGAATAAAGAACAGTCCATAGATTGGGTAGCTGCTCCCTAGGAATGCCTTCCAATCCTTGTTTCCTTGCCTGCAAGTAAATAACGATCCCTGCCACTAGAAAGTAGAGAACGGCAGGTGCAAGGGCATAGCCTGCGATCTGTATATATGGAATGCCTGTATATTCGGCCATAATAAAGGCCGAAGCCCCCATGATAGGAGGCATGATTTGCCCGCCCTGGGAAGCAACTGCCTCTACAGCCCCGGAAAAATTACAACTGTAGCCCACCTTCTTCATCAGCGGAATCGTAAAAGAGCCGGTCATGGTAGCATTGGCGGCACCGTTTCCCGTAATGGTCGCCATCATGCCACTGGACAAAACGGAGGCTAAGGCGGGCCCACCCCGAAAACGACCGGTCAAGGCAAACGCCAATTCGATGAAAAATTGTCCAGCCCCTGTACGCAACAACAAGGCAGCAAAGAGCAAAAAGAGAATCAATATAGTAGATGCCACATAGATCGGATCGGAGAAAATGCCATTTGTCGTAATAAACATCGTGTCCGTCATTCTTCGGTAACTAAATCCTTGATGGCCCAAAAGTCCCGGAAACCAAGGCCCAATAAAGATATACAACCAGAAGAACAACACCAACACAGCCATAGCAAGGCCAACCGTCCGGCGTACACCCTCGATCACCAGTGCCACCATGGTCGTGGCGACAAGTTTATCGAGGAGAGATGGATTTCCTTGCCGGAGGGACACCTCTGGATAAGAGAAATAGACAAAAAGCAAGATGAAAATGGAAAGAACAAGGGGTAATCCATCGAACAGCCAGTGCCACTGTTTATTCCCTTTTTTATACGGGACATAACTGAAACACAAAATGAGCAATACTGAGGTAAATACCGCCCGGTGCTGCCAGGACGGCAGACCGCCAAAAGCAGCAGAATAAATAATGTAAATGGCCAAACAAATAGCCAACAGAGCGGTCGCCAACCGAGCCACCCTTGTCAAAACAGAAACTTGATCAGGGTTATAAATGGCCTTATCTATGTTGGTTGTCAGGGATTCTTTTTCCATGGATAAATCAATTTTTTTTGCTGTATCCTTGGCCAGGCCCTTGTTGTTTCTTTGCGCCATCATACCTGTCCCCCTGTCACAAACTTATACACATCACAACCCATATTTCAGAAACACCTGTTCTGCCCAAGGCAAGATTGAGTGAAGAAGGGGGACATCCCCCCTTACTTACTCAGCTACACCAATTTCCTTGTAATAGCGTAAAGCTCCTGGGTGGATATTCTCCTCTGGATTGACGATTTCGGTATAGCCACGCTCTGCATCCATCCATTGGCCCCTACCCGGTTGTTCATCCCGGATACGTTCAAGGTTTTCCCACAGTGCCTTGGTCATTTGGTACACAATCTCCTCGTCCATATCCTTATGCACGATGAGGATGGACATGGTTACCACCGTCGGTATATCTTCTGTTTGGTTGCGATAAGTGCCGGCAGGAATCACCATATCTACGGTATAGCCATAACCCGCTTCATCAAGGGCTTGCAAGACATCATCCGGTATAGGCAGCGGGCGTACCGGACGGCTGGCATCAATTTCACTCAGACCAACAACTTCGGGGGCTCCTCCCTGGACGACCATATCAATGATACCGTCCCTTAGTTGTGTGGCCGCATCTGAATAACTGCCATATGAAATGCGCACACCAAGCTTCTCCAGGTCCTCATAAGTATAGCCCATCGCTTCAAAAACTCTGCGGGTCGTCAATTCGCTGGCATCACCTGGATTGCCAGGGATCGTGTGTCCCCCTTGCTGAATAAAATCTTCTAAGCTTTGGATTGGACTATCATCCATGACAACAAAATTCCACCAAGCCGGATACAGGGCCCCAATAGCCTGGACATTCTCTTGTACCTCCCCTTCAAAGACACCGGTTCCCTGAACAGCATCGGCAAAGTCGGAAGCAAAGGCAAATCCTGACTGGGCATCCTCTCCCCGATTAACCTCACGGATATTGCCTATAGCCCCTCCCTCCACGACAGTTACATTAAAGTTTTCCATTTCATCCATCCAAATGTCAGCAAAGAGTACGGACATAGGATACCAGCCTGAACCTGTTGGGCCGCTGATGTGAGCGTGATTAATCGGTCCTTGTCCCCCGGTCCCTTCACTACCGCCGCACCCAGCCAGAACAATCATCATTCCTATAACCGAAGCAACAGATAACAACTTTGTCATGCGTTTTTTTCTCACCTACGAG encodes the following:
- a CDS encoding acyl-CoA dehydrogenase family protein, translating into MDFNFSEEILAIKKNVQDFITNVVDPEAQTIEEENELPEHILEMSKEMGLFGISIPEEYGGLGLSMLDKCLIYEELGKTHNGYTTVIGAHTGIGTVGIVEMGTEEQKKKYLPDMASGARLGAFALTEPSAGSHAYNLKTRAVRKGDKYILNGSKIFITNAPIADIFTVMAVTDPDKGPKGITSFIVEKDFPGFKLGKIEQKMGLRGSKVAELIFEDLEVPVENVLGGEGQGYVNALKILANGRAGLAARNLGSAQKLLDLCMAYAQERVQFGKPLIEIQAIQHMLAEMAVDIETLRWFTYRVAWRVDQKQNVIKDAAMVKLYGSEVYNRVADKAVQIHGGMGYIREFEVERYYRDARITKIYEGTSEIQKNIIAAQLKKEYA
- a CDS encoding 3-hydroxyacyl-CoA dehydrogenase, encoding MRNLAVVGAGVMGRGIAYVGALAGFNVYLQDINEAALDKAKNDIEQEMSKSVQRGYLQQQQVEEALPRIFYTTNLEKASREADLVIEAVLEVMDIKIDVFKKLDQICPPHTVLATNTSTMSPTEIAAQTSRPDKCVAMHFFNPVHKMKLIEIIRGLDTSDETVELAKQVGSRMGKETVEVNEFPGFVTSRMNCLIGNEAMNMLMEGVASAEDIDKAMKLGLNHPMGPLELADLVGLDTRLRNMEYLYQTLGEKYRPCPLLVKYVKAGRLGRKSGRGFYNYENRQDQ
- a CDS encoding TRAP transporter permease, with product MAQRNNKGLAKDTAKKIDLSMEKESLTTNIDKAIYNPDQVSVLTRVARLATALLAICLAIYIIYSAAFGGLPSWQHRAVFTSVLLILCFSYVPYKKGNKQWHWLFDGLPLVLSIFILLFVYFSYPEVSLRQGNPSLLDKLVATTMVALVIEGVRRTVGLAMAVLVLFFWLYIFIGPWFPGLLGHQGFSYRRMTDTMFITTNGIFSDPIYVASTILILFLLFAALLLRTGAGQFFIELAFALTGRFRGGPALASVLSSGMMATITGNGAANATMTGSFTIPLMKKVGYSCNFSGAVEAVASQGGQIMPPIMGASAFIMAEYTGIPYIQIAGYALAPAVLYFLVAGIVIYLQARKQGLEGIPREQLPNLWTVLYSRGYLILPLFIIIFMMVKGYSPMMAGLWAIISVFVLSLLRKETRLSMIELLAALEAGIRNSISTVMACAGAGIIAGSIIMTGLGTRFSRFAIELSGGELLPMLLMIMLASIILGMGMPTISAYVILATVAVGGLVQIGVPVISAHFFVFYFGIMSGITPPVAITSYITAGIAGGDPLKTAFQSLRIGMAGFIIPYMLVYKPALILEGSTADIIIGLVTAALGLVSFASCIQGYLVTGTSLWQRVLLLVSSLFLVTTSIVASIIGVILLFGVCVAQWSARIKQTKSQHDIKSL
- a CDS encoding TAXI family TRAP transporter solute-binding subunit, with translation MRKKRMTKLLSVASVIGMMIVLAGCGGSEGTGGQGPINHAHISGPTGSGWYPMSVLFADIWMDEMENFNVTVVEGGAIGNIREVNRGEDAQSGFAFASDFADAVQGTGVFEGEVQENVQAIGALYPAWWNFVVMDDSPIQSLEDFIQQGGHTIPGNPGDASELTTRRVFEAMGYTYEDLEKLGVRISYGSYSDAATQLRDGIIDMVVQGGAPEVVGLSEIDASRPVRPLPIPDDVLQALDEAGYGYTVDMVIPAGTYRNQTEDIPTVVTMSILIVHKDMDEEIVYQMTKALWENLERIRDEQPGRGQWMDAERGYTEIVNPEENIHPGALRYYKEIGVAE